A window of the Cannabis sativa cultivar Pink pepper isolate KNU-18-1 chromosome X, ASM2916894v1, whole genome shotgun sequence genome harbors these coding sequences:
- the LOC115704965 gene encoding la-related protein 6C isoform X2 produces MAQAQPERSKDGNFKETSSPRFRFNAQAPEFVPRSQTQMSVSGYFYPCFHFPDWVYVGDSEPPSYWISNPDTTPHSKNVLPDELQQKIIKQVEYQFSDISLLANETLAKNISKDPEGYVPISVIASTKKIKSLTSNNHVLAEALRSSLKLVVSDDGKKIRRKHPFTEKEREELQSRTVVAENLPDDHSHQNLEKIFRLAGSVKTVRVCHPQEPNSSRSKGDFFVSNKLHALVEYETTQTAERAVEKLNDERNWRKGLRVRLLLRCSPKSVLKNRRSEFDGILEDDDILPCESAEEASQSSHANSIIAEENSGGSRKGWGRGRGKPRGRAQNHSGQGLIVHSLQSSSGPYSEGLTRQNSKGPRMPDGTRGFTMGRGKPLSTPTLANVSN; encoded by the exons ATGGCACAAGCACAACCGGAGAGGAGCAAAGACGGAAACTTTAAAGAAACCAGTAGTCCCCGCTTTAGATTCAATGCTCAGGCCCCTGAATTCGTTCCCAGGTCACAAACCCAGATGTCAGTTTCAGGATATTTCTACCCATGCTTCCATTTTCCTGATTGGGTTTATGTTGGTGACTCTGAGCCTCCTTCTTATTGGATATCTAATCCAGATACCACGCCCCATTCGAAGAATGTCCTCCCAGACGAGCTTCAGCAAAAAATCATCAAACAG GTGGAATACCAGTTTAGTGATATAAGTTTGCTAGCCAATGAAACGTTGGCTAAAAACATTAGCAAAGATCCTGAAGGTTATG TTCCAATATCTGTGATTGCTTCCACAAAGAAGATTAAATCTCTTACTAGTAACAATCATGTGCTAGCTGAAGCACTTCGATCCTCTTTGAAGCTT GTTGTAAGTGATGATGGGAAAAAGATTAGGCGAAAGCATCCTTTCacagaaaaagagagagaggagttGCAG TCTCGTACTGTAGTAGCAGAGAATTTGCCTGATGATCACTCTCATCAAAACCTCGAGAAAATATTTAGGCTTGCTGGAAG TGTGAAAACAGTTCGAGTATGCCACCCTCAAGAACCTAATTCTTCTCGTTCTAAAGGTGATTTCTTTGTCAGTAACAAG CTTCATGCACTTGTGGAGTATGAAACAACACAGACAGCTGAGAGAGCGGTAGAGAAGCTAAATGATGAGCGGAACTGGAGGAAAGGTCTCCGAGTAAGGTTGTTGCTCAGATGCTCG CCGAAATCTGTCTTAAAGAACAGAAGATCAGAATTCGATGGAATTCTAGAAGATGATGATATTCTTCCATGTGAATCAGCTGAAGAGGCTTCTCAGTCAAGCCATGCGAATTCCATCATT GCTGAAGAGAACTCTGGTGGATCAAGGAAGGGGTGGGGACGAGGGAGGGGGAAGCCTCGAGGACGGGCCCAGAACCACAGTGGGCAAGGACTGATTGTTCATTCTTTGCAATCAAGCAGTGGCCCCTATAGTGAAGGACTTACGAGGCAGAATTCTAAGGGTCCAAGAATGCCAGATGGAACGAGGGGATTCACCATGGGAAGAGGCAAGCCATTATCCACCCCAACTCTTGCTAATGTTTCCAATTGA
- the LOC115703235 gene encoding pentatricopeptide repeat-containing protein At2g15820, chloroplastic, whose amino-acid sequence MLLLSSRAPPEPDFSSSLLPLTLPSSNPKTLLPSLPMRASHFSSLLFLRSLALSHRRHASCFSHRFVRPISTSPLFCVTMPRQFPSVSSSSTFVEHLENEPTEEDDGGGFGSFPESDPFDSEEKFSSVDMKHLSAPVLEMKELDELPEQWRRSKLAWLCKELPAHKTGTLVRILNAQKKWLTQEDTTYLAVHCMRIRENETGFKVYKWMMQQHWYRFDFALATKLADYMGKERKFSKCREIFDDIIKQGRVPSESTFHILVVAYLSAPVQGCLEEACSIYNRMIQLGGYQPRLGLHNSLFKSIVNKPGSSAKHYLKQAEFIFHNLVTTGFEVHKDIYAGLIWLHSYQDTIDKERITALRKEMHQAGIEEGREVLVSILRACSKDGDVEEAEKTWSKVLNLGGAIPSQAFVYMMEIYGNIGDPTESLNIFREMKEHLGSNNVAPYHKIIEILCKAQEIELAESLMKEFMGSGLKPVVPSFIYIMNMYYNLGFHDKVELAFTQCLERCQPSCTVYSIYLDSLVKVGNLGKAEEIFCEMQNDVAIGVNARSCNTILCGYLSSGDHVKAEKIYDLMCQKKYDIESSLMEKIDFVLSLTRKNIKRPVSIKLSKEQREILVGLLLGGLQIDSDEDRKNHIIRFEFRENSGPHYLLKRHIHYLYHEWLHPSCQTNNGNEDVPYRFVTISHSYFGFYADQFWPKGRRTIPNLIHRWLSPCVLAYWYMYGGHRTSSGDIVLKLKGNEDGVEKVIKSLKARSLECRVKRKGSVYWIGFLGSNSTWFWKLVEPYILVDMKDSLRPGGEISSNTTTLQIEDMSFRSSCDSDENGSDFSDGGNI is encoded by the exons ATGCTTCTGCTGAGCAGCAGAGCTCCTCCTGAACCAGACTTCTCTTCCTCCCTTCTCCCTCTCACCCTCCCTTCCTCTAACCCTAAAACTCTCCTCCCATCTCTTCCTATGCGCGCCTCCCATTTCTCCTCTCTCCTCTTCCTCCGCTCTCTTGCCCTCTCCCACCGCCGCCATGCTTCCTGCTTCAGCCACCGCTTTGTTCGACCAATCTCCACTTCCCCACTCTTCTGCGTCACCATGCCCCGCCAATTCCCCTCGGTTTCTTCTTCCAGTACTTTTGTCGAACACTTGGAGAACGAACCAACGGAGGAAGATGATGGTGGGGGTTTCGGTAGTTTCCCTGAAAGTGACCCATTTGACTCCGAAGAAAAGTTCTCATCAGTTGATATGAAGCACCTTTCGGCGCCCGTTCTGGAGATGAAGGAGCTCGATGAACTGCCGGAGCAGTGGCGAAGGTCGAAGCTGGCGTGGCTGTGTAAGGAGTTGCCCGCGCATAAGACGGGGACGTTGGTTCGGATACTGAATGCGCAGAAGAAGTGGCTGACTCAAGAAGACACAACTTACTTAGCGGTCCATTGTATGAGGATTCGAGAGAATGAAACTGGGTTCAAG GTGTACAAATGGATGATGCAACAACACTGGTATAGATTTGATTTTGCTCTTGCCACCAAACTAGCTGATTACATGGGCAAGGAACGGAAGTTCTCAAAATGTCGGGAGATATTTGATGATATAATCAAGCAGGGGCGAGTTCCTAGTGAGTCTACATTTCACATATTGGTTGTTGCTTATCTTAGTGCTCCCGTTCAAGGTTGCTTAGAAGAAGCATGTAGCATCTACAATCGAATGATTCAATTAGGAGGTTACCAGCCGCGACTTGGCTTACACAATTCTCTATTCAAATCTATTGTTAACAAACCTGGAAGCTCTGCAAAACATTATTTGAAGCAagctgaatttatttttcacaaTTTGGTAACAACTGGTTTTGAGGTACATAAGGATATATATGCTGGCTTAATTTGGCTACATAGTTATCAGGACACCATCGATAAAGAAAGGATAACAGCGTTAAGGAAAGAGATGCATCAAGCAGGTATTGAGGAGGGAAGAGAAGTGCTTGTGTCCATCTTGAGGGCTTGCTCAAAGGATGGGGATGTGGAGGAAGCAGAAAAGACTTGGTCCAAAGTTCTCAATCTTGGTGGTGCTATTCCGTCTCAGGCTTTTGTGTATATGATGGAAATTTATGGAAATATTGGAGATCCTACAGAATCATTGAATATATTCAGAGAGATGAAGGAGCATTTGGGTTCAAACAATGTCGCACCATATCATAAAATCATAGAGATCTTATGTAAAGCTCAAGAAATTGAACTTGCAGAATCCCTCATGAAGGAGTTCATGGGCAGCGGTTTGAAGCCTGTTGTTCCATCTTTCATTTATATAATGAATATGTACTATAATTTAGGCTTCCATGACAAAGTAGAGTTAGCCTTCACGCAGTGCCTTGAGAGATGTCAACCTAGCTGTACTGTTTATAGTATATACCTGGATTCTTTGGTCAAAGTTGGTAACCTAGGCAAAGCTGAGGAAATCTTTTGTGAGATGCAGAATGATGTTGCTATTGGTGTTAATGCTCGGTCGTGCAACACCATATTATGCGGATACCTTTCATCCGGTGATCATGTGAAGGCAGAGAAGATATATGATTTGATGTgccaaaaaaaatatgacattgAATCATCGTTGATGGAAAAGATTGATTTTGTCCTCAGCTTGAccagaaaaaatattaaaagaccAGTAAGCATAAAGCTAAGCAAAGAACAACGAGAGATCTTGGTGGGTCTGCTGCTAGGAGGGTTGCAAATTGATTCAGATGAAGATAGAAAGAATCACATAATCCGCTTTGAGTTCAGGGAGAATTCTGGCccacattatcttttgaagagGCATATTCATTACCTATATCACGAGTGGTTGCATCCTTCGTGCCAGACCAATAATGGTAATGAGGATGTACCATATAGATTTGTCACCATCTCACACTCTTACTTTGGTTTTTATGCGGACCAGTTTTGGCCAAAGGGGAGACGAACAATTCCAAACTTGATCCATCGGTGGCTGTCTCCATGTGTTCTTGCATACTGGTATATGTATGGGGGACATAGGACCTCATCAGGAGACATTGTGTTAAAGCTCAAGGGCAATGAGGATGGTGTTGAGAAGGTTATTAAAAGCTTGAAAGCAAGGTCCCTGGAGTGTCGAGTGAAGAGGAAGGGGAGTGTTTATTGGATTGGTTTCCTGGGAAGCAACTCAACCTGGTTCTGGAAACTAGTAGAACCGTATATTTTAGTAGACATGAAAGATTCTCTTAGACCAGGTGGTGAAATCTCAAGCAACACTACTACACTTCAAATTGAAGACATGAGCTTCCGGAGTTCATGTGATTCTGATGAAAATGGTTCTGATTTCAGTGATGGTGGGAACATTTAG
- the LOC115704965 gene encoding la-related protein 6C isoform X1, translating to MAQAQPERSKDGNFKETSSPRFRFNAQAPEFVPRSQTQMSVSGYFYPCFHFPDWVYVGDSEPPSYWISNPDTTPHSKNVLPDELQQKIIKQVEYQFSDISLLANETLAKNISKDPEGYVPISVIASTKKIKSLTSNNHVLAEALRSSLKLVVSDDGKKIRRKHPFTEKEREELQSRTVVAENLPDDHSHQNLEKIFRLAGSVKTVRVCHPQEPNSSRSKGDFFVSNKLHALVEYETTQTAERAVEKLNDERNWRKGLRVRLLLRCSPKSVLKNRRSEFDGILEDDDILPCESAEEASQSSHANSIIVSNAEENSGGSRKGWGRGRGKPRGRAQNHSGQGLIVHSLQSSSGPYSEGLTRQNSKGPRMPDGTRGFTMGRGKPLSTPTLANVSN from the exons ATGGCACAAGCACAACCGGAGAGGAGCAAAGACGGAAACTTTAAAGAAACCAGTAGTCCCCGCTTTAGATTCAATGCTCAGGCCCCTGAATTCGTTCCCAGGTCACAAACCCAGATGTCAGTTTCAGGATATTTCTACCCATGCTTCCATTTTCCTGATTGGGTTTATGTTGGTGACTCTGAGCCTCCTTCTTATTGGATATCTAATCCAGATACCACGCCCCATTCGAAGAATGTCCTCCCAGACGAGCTTCAGCAAAAAATCATCAAACAG GTGGAATACCAGTTTAGTGATATAAGTTTGCTAGCCAATGAAACGTTGGCTAAAAACATTAGCAAAGATCCTGAAGGTTATG TTCCAATATCTGTGATTGCTTCCACAAAGAAGATTAAATCTCTTACTAGTAACAATCATGTGCTAGCTGAAGCACTTCGATCCTCTTTGAAGCTT GTTGTAAGTGATGATGGGAAAAAGATTAGGCGAAAGCATCCTTTCacagaaaaagagagagaggagttGCAG TCTCGTACTGTAGTAGCAGAGAATTTGCCTGATGATCACTCTCATCAAAACCTCGAGAAAATATTTAGGCTTGCTGGAAG TGTGAAAACAGTTCGAGTATGCCACCCTCAAGAACCTAATTCTTCTCGTTCTAAAGGTGATTTCTTTGTCAGTAACAAG CTTCATGCACTTGTGGAGTATGAAACAACACAGACAGCTGAGAGAGCGGTAGAGAAGCTAAATGATGAGCGGAACTGGAGGAAAGGTCTCCGAGTAAGGTTGTTGCTCAGATGCTCG CCGAAATCTGTCTTAAAGAACAGAAGATCAGAATTCGATGGAATTCTAGAAGATGATGATATTCTTCCATGTGAATCAGCTGAAGAGGCTTCTCAGTCAAGCCATGCGAATTCCATCATTGTAAGTAAT GCTGAAGAGAACTCTGGTGGATCAAGGAAGGGGTGGGGACGAGGGAGGGGGAAGCCTCGAGGACGGGCCCAGAACCACAGTGGGCAAGGACTGATTGTTCATTCTTTGCAATCAAGCAGTGGCCCCTATAGTGAAGGACTTACGAGGCAGAATTCTAAGGGTCCAAGAATGCCAGATGGAACGAGGGGATTCACCATGGGAAGAGGCAAGCCATTATCCACCCCAACTCTTGCTAATGTTTCCAATTGA